The sequence ttcgtacgattgtgcggacagttgacttgcttaaaactaaagtgcaaccaacataagcgtggcctttaTGATaatctgcgcgccgtaatacttctagttttgtctcaaatacttgaacatgatgcattatgagtgatcaggcacgtacagttaccggcagctgaatgggcagacgttgcttttgtttgagtgaattctctgccactggctagactgagttcacagcccggtttgtggccaggcgacaacggtacggcacggcggcatacactcggacataaaaacatttggttCTTCACACTCCATAGCCgaaatttaacttgccatagctgatgtttgtacaacagccaatagcaTAAACAGACCTGCGCGTgattctctctctcccccccccccctttcctgtttggctaaatgtatcccacagcacatgtTTACAGAGTTGAAGTTGAAATGGACTGTGTGGTGTCCtgcttgtcttttttttttttttttccctgccgagatttcgtactaactgaagtttacagccgtgctatttgagactggggcagtaaaattaaaatcgcgATAAATGAATTTGCTTAATCTGAAGCCATGCTacgtgagggataggtgtactatTTTCTCATTAGTTTACTGTAATGGCTGGTTTGGTTAGCTGTATGCAAAATAAAGGTAAAATCTTGTGAATGGCACCTGTTACCTACTCTATAATCACAAATTTACTTACTCATTTCAGTATTGTCAAAAATCATACTGTAAAATAAACTTCAAAAGTTTCTTATTACGTATCGAGTTTATCCCCTGATACTGCTAGCAttatcctgtatacattgatcctgtggtacatggtactgttttaatttagtatttgaAGAATCTGgccataacaaaaacttgtgataaaataatgaattatgattgtaagttcaatataaaagaaaaaatttccccAAAATCTAACATAAGTAGTTGTTTTGTATTGTGTTTTGGGCAGGATTTTTTTGACTTACTAATAACAGCTAGTATCAAATATATACACATTCATGCTATCAGGATCAAGGAATAAGCTTGGATGCGTGATATGGAATAAGTACCGAAAAACTTTCTTAACCTTAAGCCTAGGCTATGTTAGTGATAGCTTGCAAATAAGCATGTAACTAGCAtagttgcacacacacacacagcacgtACAAGTCCAACCTAAATATGCACTCAACATAGCAGGTTTGTAACTGCACAATTGTTTTCTTCCCTTAATTTATTTCTGTTGAAGTTTTTATCTCCAAACTTGTGAATTTGTAGCTATTATCATATGAAGCAGATGTTTATAACTGtctgtacatttaatttcacttttttgattttaaaaactaaGAATAAAGCATTGCCTCACAATTAAATTTCATATGAATATTGTATATACACAGAAAAGTTAGAAATTCAACACAATTTGTGTAGTCAGTGTGCTTTTTTCCTGCGTGGGTGCTGTTTTCAGATGTAGCAGTTGCTAGCTTTTTGTGTACATTCAACTTCCATGCATGCATGTGTGCTGTGTATGTGCTATTGCGAGTGTACCCCGTCCTTTATGCCTGCTATTATTTGCAACAGTCTCTCAGATGTTTGTAAGTGGATAGGCTAGAAAATGAATTTATTTGTGTTGTATCCATTGCATGCATATCACACTACTACGATTCGTGCATTAAACAATATGTATTAATATATTGCAGGCTGTATCTTGGAAATCCAAATTATAATGCGATAATGTGAAATGAAAGACATTGGTTGTATGATTGTCTTTCCTGAGAAGAGGTCACGTTGGTGTCTTGTTAGGACAACTAGCCAGTTGAGGTGAAAATTTTGATTCTCTACAGATCAGGATTCGTATTCATTGAAGATGTGAAATGTGGTGGATGTTGCGAGTCTATTGTCTTATCTCACTCCTGCCTCCAGTTATAACCCACAGCACTCCAGTGGGTTCTCGGTGGTAGTATAGCTGTGGTGAGAAGCACTAGGTTGGGATCTCTACATCtgggattttttatttaatgggcCCGCCTAGTGAAAGGTGTATATATTCGTGTTGGTGAGGTGGGATGGTAAGTGctcgctcactggtgcttctagcacggtgtcaCCTCCAAGGTGCAAGGCTTTGTGTGGACTGGCTCtcgtgagatctgagcggtaaccatagctttatatggccgagaaatgaggataaaggtgcaatgcaaggcccttggctgctttcaagaatctggtcCAGCCATTTCATGTccgaaaattattctgaaaatagtgttatAGCCTTTTTCActcctaaaaacacagtttaaaaacaaaatgtggaAACAGAGCTACACATTCATCAGTGCACTCTTAAATGCGTTTTGTAAAgtgacaccactctgatatcttgaacggttttcaaattgtgtgacattttgtaataatttgtgtACATTGGGAAGacataaaaaactattttatttcaaaaaaaaatattagagacctgctttttttttttttgtcaggaaCACTgggggaaagtcagggaaaaattTGATTCTGAAATTGTTTTAGCATCCATGACCAAGCAACTTTTAAACTTTCCCCTGCCTCTTTTTGCATTCATTGAAGCTCCTCTCATCTCAGCTGTTCTCCAAGCTGGCCGGATATACAGGCAAGTGTTACTGTGCAGGTGGCGGATCTGAAGCGAGAGTTGAAAGCAAGAGGGTTGAGCACGGCCGGGAATAAAACGGACCTTCTGGAGAGACTGCAGCTAGCACAGCAGGGAATTGAGGCTGGTAAGGCTGTTTGctgtatgtgtgtgcgtgtggcCCAGCCAACGTACGCATGCTGGCCCTGGAAAGCTTACCTATATGTGGTTTAGTGTTGGTGAGCTCAAGTGTTTTTAAGTAGCTCTACATGCCTCTTCCTGTTCCACTAAGGTGTGTCCTGTTGTATGATATTAAGATGAATTCCTTGtgattaaacaaaaacaaaaaaaaaaagcttggcatgtACTGGGTTGTCAAGTCAGACCATATTCTAGCGTTAAATATGTATACAGAAATTCTGTAATGTGTTCCAATAGAGGGAGTGGCTCGTATAGGTTATAATACTTAATAGGAAGTGAGGTAGCAGTTTTACAAGCAATTAAACCACAGGTGCCAATCTTTATTAAATAGCGAGGgtcaattgaaaaattaaaaatttcagtgACCAATTTGTATATGAAACCAGTTTCACTATCCCTTTTTTTCCttgaatttatgtatttttggttTGTGATTGATATAGTTTAAGTACAAACAATTGGCCAATATATTGTTCTTGCATATATAGTTCACTAAAAGAATAATTtataaataggaattattttaaaaattttagtatgTAGTGATTTTATGTTGGTATGGTAGGCCACTGCTCTAACAGGGTGTCTGGAGGTCATGAAAAACTCCCAGAATAAACAGTACCAGTGCTGGTTTTCATGAAACTTCAATAATTTCCAGCTGCAGTTTGCTAACTTGTATTTTGACGCCTCATTTCAGGTAATAGATAATAGTTGAAGCCTCACTATTCCCTTAAATAatgcaaatattatttttgaaaagggTTTTTGCTTTCAGACATAAAAATTGGCACATTCCTGCAAATTTTAGATCtattttgtatatttgtaattttgcttAGTGTTTAAAAATGACCCTGTAATTTAAGTTTTTAGGAAATTTAGAAAAAGTTCTGAAATGGTTCACCAGGTAAACATACTGTCAAAActcttgaggaaaaaaaaaaggtgaggaTATAATTCTGAACACAAGCAAAATGAGGACATGAGTTTGTGCTGTTGACTTTCATAATAAAATGGCCCTCGGTCCACGGCTTGCCTGCGGCTGAGCCGGACATGTAGTCTTATTCCTAACCTTGTGCATTAAAGAAGTCATTTTTCAATACTTGGTCTTTGtaaattataatgttaaattttatatagatactagcggacccaacacacgttctgttcaaacgttttaaatttgaaaatatttacaggaaatttccctgaatctgaTCACAGCAcccactgaaataaaaataaaatatttctgaatattcgataacgcgataACAGCGCTTCCTACCGAATCCAATGTAAAAACATCCAACGTAAAgcaactaaattaaatttaattaattaaaaatattatttatcggattgaattgtgaatctaaaccattcttgaatccacctgaacacacactttaaagtggacccgacagacgttgtcctgttcaaacgttgtaaatcctaaaattatatatttttctaaataaactataaattaaaaatatatataaattaaaaatataaattaaaaattttaaatatactttaaactttaattactatatgcaatttttattttataaatgttataatttattttacaaacatatttttatttttaaagaggcgttcaatacgtcataagttgcatagaataaaatgagaactgacgattttaaattgtaggttaagttgattggtattgaaaattacgaaaaaataatgttaattactcacttcaatactgcgcctcacaaatttgcacaatgtatatttttaattacactttaaaatgttatttcaataaataataatatattctcaataagcaattctatttaaattttaatgtaataacaacaatccatagaatccatccaaagattaacaacacataaataaatacacaacatacacatatatatactgtaaacctaaaccattcaaagatcaacaacgatttataaataaaaaattaattaaataaacattttccagtggaccaaattgtgaatccaaaccatcctcgaatccccgtgaactcacacaaaaaatttaatcaaaatcggtccagccgtctaggaggagttcagtgacatacacacgcacataagaaatatatacatatataaagatgtgtgtgtgtgtatatgtatatattgtaattttatttgacGTATTACAAATAAATCTTCTGTATTTAATTGTTTGGTGTTGCAGATGTGAGCCTAGCGGAGACTGAGTCAAACGCAGTAGATTCTGAAGAAATGCTGGATGAAGATGATGTTCTCGCAGTAATGTCCAATTATTATCATTCACTTCTCACTTTTAACATTTCTTCGAAAACATTTATGGTTAGAAAGTAGAAATTAATTAGTTTAGTttatgtttgaataaaattaGAGCTGGGCATGATCCTATATTGTAACTTAGTTTTAATTATGAAGTCATTAGCATTTTACACTAAAGTACTACTGAGACAaaggctcaatttttttttttttaataaggatGAAGATGTATTAGAAGATGAAATCGCAGACATAGACAAGTCCGAAGAGAGTGTGGAAGCCACGTCTACAGTGAAGAGGAAAAGTGAAGAGGATCCTGAAACTGTTCCTGAGCGCAAGAAGATAGTGCTGAACCGCACTCGGCCTCTGTCGACCGTAGAGGAGCCGGAGGCAGACCGCGAGGTCGATAACAGCTCGCTGGACGTGCTGAGGAGCGACAGCGTGGTTGACCAGCAAGACGAGAACaagaacaaaaatattattaagattTCTTCTCTGACAGCCAAAGACGTACGTGTATTATATAGTTTCATTTCCAATTAGtgcgttaaattatttttatttaatagtggTTTTGGAGTCTTTAAGTATGAGACACATGTTTGATTTTGTGGTTAGAGCTCCTGACTGGTATGCCAAAGGTCCTGGGTTCAATTACCAGGTTTCCGTCCCGGGTTCAGGACTTGGTGTTGTGTAGTCCCTTCACCATGCAACATGAATCATCGTAGAATCATCTTCCCTAGTTTACCCTAGTTGCACAATGGCCATGGCTTGGGATCCCAACCAAGCTCCAGGCTggtaaatacagtatgtccacaaaagaatgacccagttataaattttaatagtatcaactgtaagcgttgtagagttttggttcaaggtcacaattaaagagtatctctgacagttttagataagcgtacGCGCGAgtattgctttgttgttttctcgcttgccgCCCCACCTACGTAAATTGGGCATAATTGCCTTATTCTTGGTGACTTTAATGTGCCGGGTGTTGACTGGTATTACTTACATTCAAAAAACGTAAATCCTATTGGTATGACATCCAAAGCTAAAGCTGTGTTCCACTTTATCTCAGGTTTGGGTTTGTCCCAATGTAACGTCACTCAGCCTCCTATCCACCTTTTGGACCTATGTTTTTCTAATTTACAGCATTGTGTGGTTAGTAAAGCCTTAGAGTCATTAATTAAAGAAGACACATTCCATCCGGCTcttattattaatattgaaataaGTCTAACAATCAGAAAAGAAAATACATCTACAACCTTcattaattataaaaaaggaGACTACTTAAGTTTGTATAATGCTATTAAAAATCATGATTGGTCTATATTATATAACACTACTGACGTGAATATTATGGAAGACATTCTAACTACTACAGTTAATCAATATATTATGAGTTACATTCCTGTCACTGTGAAAACTACTTATACATAGTTACCCGCATTGGTACTCAAAGCAACTTATACgaacactaaaacataaaaaacatttccataaatTATACAAAAGAAACATGAATCCTTATTACTATGCTCTATTTTCACAGAAACGTAAAGAGGCTAAATATCTCATTTCAAGAGACAAAAATTTTTGGTTACAAACTCTAAAcaacaaaatcaaacaaaataaaaaaaaatttggcgttACATAAAAATCATGAAAGAAGGATACAATCAGCCATTCTCTCTCAAGGTCAATGATACTGTCACTAATGACacattttttattgcaaacagtTTTGCGAACTATTTTTCTAGCGTATATGTAACTCCAGCCAATAACAGCACTCCTTTGATATCTGATAATACTGCTTGCTCAATTCCTATGTCCACTATTACTGAGAGTCTTGTACTTTGGGGGATCAAATCCTTGAAATCTACTATGTCAACAGGTCCAGATGGTATTCCTAATTTCTTAATAAAAGGATGCTCTCTGGTTCTTGTTCCTATCCTTCAGTTTATATTCAATAGCAGTATTAAAAACAGCACCTACCCCAATATATGAAAAACTGCCAAGGTCATTCCTATACATAAAAAAGGTAGTAAATTTAATGTcacaaattataggcctatttctctTTAATTTGGATTTGctaaagtttttgataaaataatatttaaggacCTTGATTTCAATCTCAAAAATAAACTATCTGATTGTCAGCATGGTTTCAGAATTGGCAAATCTACTTCTACCAATCATAACTTTCATAAATCCAATTTATTCTGAATTGATAATGATAACCCGAGGCCAAGTGGATGCTTGCTATTTTGATTTAGCAAAGGCTTTTGATACAGTAAACCATCAGATATTACTCAGCAAATTATCCATTATGGGATTAAGCGACAAATATATCAAATGGTTTGGCAGCTATTTGAAAGATAGAAAATACTTTGTttctattaataaaactaaatctgaTTTACATATGGCAAACTCTGGAGTACCTCAAGGTGGTACCCTTATTCCCCttcttttcaacatttttattgatgatataaccaaagcactaaattattctgttggtctgttatttgcagatgacctaaaaatatatagaaaaattacttcattTAATGACTGTCACTTACTTCAACATGACATTTCTTCTGTTGTTGCATGGTGTAAGACTAATCTCGTTAAacttaactacagtaaaaccaccacaataacctTCTCAAGAAAATATCATCCTATTGTATTTGGATATAAACTAGACAATTGTACTATTGCAAAATCAAACTGTGTCAGAGACTTAGGTATTTtgctagattcaaaattattctttcacaatcatattgaaacacttagatcaaatgctaataaaatgttagtgttgattaaatatatcacatttaatgcatctaatttagattcaacacttagtctttatatatccttggtgagatctaaatttgaatatggttttttgatttggaataacattaatacaggggtgcccacaaggggggggtaacgacgcagactgcgtcattaaaatttcaggtgggggggggggggggttaaaagacgagaaaaatgtatatattatttacataattatagcttctaatgtgaaaatacgtttctggtgctttgataattgaaagggatcttgtaaatcaaattggcaaccccgcactttcctcaacaaaagcagtttggcatctgtcggttcaggatggaaatattacctgatatgaccaaaattattattagaaaatcagttttaattaatgcaaaatgtgataaaatataatactaaaaaagtataatattataaaataactgaGTAAATCAttaagaaaatggcataaaaaatttcgacccggggggggggggggggggcacctttGATTAATAAATCAGATAGTGACAAATTGGATAAAATACCATTCAAACTGAtcaaaattataaacctaaaaagtaACATTAATCTAAATGTAGATTTACACTTCCTTCTTGGTTCCTTACCATTAAGAAGAGAaatattagatgcattatttgtacacaattgttacaaaaatacaattaattgtaactattttcttcacaacactggaattagaatacctactttcaatagtcgtaataaatctttaatttgtacattaagtaaaacaaatgatctattaaacagaataacaaaaaattacaataaatatgcaaggttatttcctgaattagatagcaaaataaaattttaaaaaatacaactattcctaacttaatttttttttcttttctttcttggggttaataatcatattgtttcaagttagtttttttttgtgttattcttattttctacattataaaatttacaaataaattatttactaattgttaaatgttgcatgttgtgtgtatcgttttgttttgttgtcttgtattttgtattgttttgttctgtctgtatgtatctgtgttgtttgtatcgtgcctaccacccaaggccataagctgtaggtaggcatgcaacaaatattaaataaataaaaaataaataacacctGAGCACAAAGCGTTTGTGTTCCGCAATTCGCTAAGcatgaatctgtaatttcagttcaacgtgcgtggCAACAGAATGGAGCCCTTCCGCATTGGAATgcctttgtacgagagtggtttaacgttgaagtccctgaccgttggatcggtcgtaatggtcgagacgatagAGCTCTTTTCCACTAGCCTCAACATTGCCTTGACATAATGCCATGCAATATTTTTCCTTTGGGCTTTTTAAAATatcatgtctacgttccgccgctacctaatgatttgccagagttgagacacagaaatgaagaggctattgcttccatttttCTGGATGTGTTAACCAAAGTATGGGAAGAATTAGAATTTAGATTGGATatgtgccatataactaaaggtgcacatatagAATATTTGTAAGAagaactaggttagtttacctttaatttgatgtatgattgtttgtaaatagtctaaattaaacttttataatatactgtTCAAACTGGttcattcttttatggacatcttgTATATCCCTAATGGCGAGTCAGTATAGTGACAAGGAGATACATTTGTGATGTTAGGGAATTTGGATCtgtagccatgactaactcccctatcttaaaacaaaattaaaactatgttAAGTTGGCCCTTTGTAAAACCTACATAGACACACCTAAAATATTGTGCTCAGTTTTACAAGGTGCAAATTTGCACGTATTAAGTATATAAGAGTACAGGAGACAGAATATggtgtgtttgaagagttggtTAGAACTACCATGTGGGTGTTGGGGAATTTGGACTCAAGGTCCACTCTCATGTTTAATTGCATCTGGATGTTGATAACCAGAGATGCAAGCGCCCCACCATCTTCAAGTAGCACCTGAAACACACTGTTGTCTGTTTATAGTGACATTGCCTTGCCATTGTTGGCCCTGCCTCTATTAATGTTATGACTTTCACTTTAAATTCACCAGTTTTCATTGGATTCTTTGTGCTCAGGTACAAGTTTTAGTTTGTAACTGACGTGTGTTCTATTATAAATATTCTTTAGCAGGTCTTGTATAGAGTGTATACtgtatttattacatatttcTAGCCAAATAATCTCACTGTTGTTTTAATGGCtgcattttaaactgtttttagcGTCTGGAAATGAGAGCGCGCAAGTTTGGGGTCACTGCACTCTCTACCGATGCCAAGAAAGCTGCAAGAGCAGCAAGATTTGGATTGGAGTCATCAAATACCATCGTGAGTTTAGATTATTATTTTTgctatatttatttgtcaaataCATCTTATGCACTCTACAAGAAAAATATGGATTTGGATTTCTTTAATTACTACTGTTGCCCTCACAACTCtccctctgcgagtgcggtggcGGGGGCCTCAGGGGAAGGTTGCTCTCCCCTCGTACTGGTGGCTGGGAGCGAGTAGCGGGTAGTGGCCTTTCTTCTGTGCTGCCCTGCCTCAGTGTGACTGCGGGGGCCTCAGGGAAAGGTTGCTCTCCCCTCGTACTGGTGGCTGGGAGCGAGTAGCGGGTAGTGGCCTTTCTTCTGTGCTGCCCTGCCTCAGTGTGACTGCGGGGGCCTCAGGGGAAGGTTGCTCTCCCCTCGTACTGGTGGCTGGGAGCGAGTAGCGGGTAGTGGCCTTTCTTCTGTGCTACCCTGCCTCAGTGTGACTACGGGGGCCTCAGGGGAAGGTTGCTCTCCCCTCGTACTGGTGGCTGGGAGCGAGTAGCGGGTAGTGGCCTTTCTTCTGTGCTGCCCTGCCTCAGTGTGACTGCGGGGGCCTCAGGGGAAGGTTGCTCTCCCCTCGTACTGGTGGCTGGGAGCGAGTAGTGGGTAGTGGCCTTTCTTCTGTGCTGCCCTGCCTCAGTGTGACTGCGGGGGCCTCAGGGGAAGGTTGCTCTCCCCTCGTACTGGTGGCTGGGAGCGAGTAGCGGGTAGTGGCCTTTCTTCTGTGCTGCCCTGCCTCAGTGTGACTGCGGGGGCCTCAGGGGAAGGTTGCTCTCCCCTCGTACTGGTGGCTGGGAGCGAGTAGCGGGTAGTGGCCTTTCTTCTGTGCTGCCCTGCCTCAGTGTGACTGCGGGGGCCTCAGGGGAAGGTTGCTCTCCCCTCGTACTGGTGGCTGGGAGCGAGTAGCGGGTAGTGGCCTTTCTTCTGTGCTGCCCTGCCTCAGTGTGACTGCGGGGGCCTCAGGGGAAGGTTGCTCGCCCCTCGTACTGGTGGCTGGGAGCGAGTAGCGGGTAGTGGCCTTTCTTCTGTGCTGCCCTGCCTCAGTGTGACTGCGGGGGCCTCAGGGGAAGGTTGCTCTCCCCTCGTACTGGTGGCTGGGAGCGAGTAGCTGGTAGTGGCCTTTCTTCTGTGCTGCCCTGCCTCAGTGTGACTGCGGGGGCCTCAGGGGAAGGTTGCTCTCCCCTCGTACTGGTGGCTGGGAATGAGTAGCTGGTAGTGGCCTTTCTTCTGTGCTGCCCTGCCTCAGTGTGACTGCGGGGGCCTCAGGGGAAGGTTGCTCTCCCCTCGTACTGGTGGCTGGGAGCGAGTAGCTGGTAGTGGCCTTTCTTCTGTGCTGCCCTGCCTCAGTGTGAC comes from Bacillus rossius redtenbacheri isolate Brsri chromosome 4 unlocalized genomic scaffold, Brsri_v3 Brsri_v3_scf4_2, whole genome shotgun sequence and encodes:
- the LOC134541875 gene encoding SAP domain-containing ribonucleoprotein yields the protein MADASSEGEGQDYSTMKVADLKRELKARGLSTAGNKTDLLERLQLAQQGIEADVSLAETESNAVDSEEMLDEDDVLADEDVLEDEIADIDKSEESVEATSTVKRKSEEDPETVPERKKIVLNRTRPLSTVEEPEADREVDNSSLDVLRSDSVVDQQDENKNKNIIKISSLTAKDRLEMRARKFGVTALSTDAKKAARAARFGLESSNTIPVSSDVLKKRAERFGLATSTTVTEKKVDEDKLKKREERFSEAKPSNKTKITFSSSPVSSASSLSLEERKKLRAERFKVGQ